From the genome of Virgibacillus siamensis, one region includes:
- a CDS encoding LacI family DNA-binding transcriptional regulator codes for MKLTIKDIAKLASVSPGTVSKVINCTGNISQQTIDKVNTIIEQTGYQPTFSAKSLATKKSNLIGLIYAGNINAEMNHPFFNDVVNSFKNTVGNLGYDILVFSNNKFSKDKQDYLARCMHFQLDGCLIVAGDRIEEATLELDKSHVPCVGIDIHLNGPNSSYVTTDNRKVSEQIVTHLYLNSIKDVAFIGGPEYSVVSNIRKESFIHHMNQFSMNTKDEWFQYGDYFEESGYNAMNSILKNSPLPQAVFAVSDMMALGVLRALKEKGIRVPEDIKVIGCDDIEACRYSDPTLATIRQDKDKMGKLAANMLHDLINEEANPSSVNVDPELIIRDSCLIDTATISE; via the coding sequence ATGAAACTGACGATTAAAGATATTGCAAAGCTTGCTAGTGTTTCTCCCGGAACAGTTTCAAAAGTCATTAACTGTACGGGGAACATTAGTCAGCAGACGATTGATAAAGTAAATACAATCATCGAACAAACAGGTTATCAGCCTACTTTTTCGGCGAAATCACTGGCAACAAAAAAGTCAAATTTGATTGGACTCATTTATGCCGGAAATATTAATGCTGAAATGAACCACCCGTTCTTTAATGATGTTGTGAATTCATTTAAAAACACGGTTGGAAACCTTGGCTATGATATCCTTGTTTTTTCCAACAACAAATTCAGCAAAGACAAGCAGGATTATTTGGCCCGGTGCATGCATTTTCAATTAGATGGTTGTTTAATCGTTGCTGGGGATCGAATTGAGGAAGCCACCCTTGAACTGGATAAAAGTCATGTTCCATGTGTTGGGATTGATATTCATTTAAATGGTCCGAATTCAAGCTATGTGACTACCGATAATCGAAAAGTTTCGGAACAAATTGTGACGCATCTTTATTTGAACTCCATTAAAGATGTTGCCTTTATCGGCGGGCCTGAATATTCTGTCGTATCCAATATTCGTAAAGAAAGTTTTATTCACCATATGAATCAGTTTAGCATGAACACAAAGGATGAGTGGTTCCAATATGGTGATTACTTTGAAGAAAGCGGATATAATGCGATGAACAGCATATTGAAGAATTCGCCCTTACCCCAAGCTGTTTTTGCCGTTTCAGATATGATGGCACTTGGTGTATTAAGGGCGCTCAAGGAAAAAGGCATACGTGTGCCCGAAGATATCAAAGTGATCGGCTGTGATGATATTGAAGCATGCCGTTATAGTGATCCGACACTCGCGACCATAAGGCAGGATAAGGATAAAATGGGTAAATTGGCAGCAAATATGCTTCACGATTTAATTAACGAAGAAGCTAACCCCAGTTCGGTAAATGTTGATCCTGAATTAATCATTCGTGATTCATGCTTAATTGATACTGCAACAATCAGTGAATAA
- a CDS encoding carbohydrate ABC transporter permease, translated as MPSFLPRKEGKSMAFARKRKYRSEATKDKISAYLYISPFFIIFAIIGLYPAVFSLYLAFQEWNGLGEMSFVGLDNFKVVLQDPIFWKSLYNTIVMGIMGTAPQIIVGIFLAFILNQAYLKFKNTFRAMIFLPYITSMVAVALVFGVFFSSNDTALANYILNLFGMDSVAWKTSEWGAKIAISIMVFWRWIGYNTIIYLAGLQSIPKDLYEAARIDGASTLQQLRYITVPLLKPFIVLTVFFSTVGALQLFTEPTVFLGSSAFSRTEAMTVVMYLYRDAFSLQSFGTGSATAVILLIIIVVASAINTYLTSGIRKKGKGSKS; from the coding sequence ATGCCAAGTTTTCTGCCAAGAAAGGAAGGGAAGTCGATGGCCTTTGCACGCAAAAGAAAGTATCGTTCGGAAGCAACAAAAGATAAAATAAGTGCGTATTTGTATATTTCGCCTTTCTTTATCATTTTTGCCATTATCGGACTTTACCCTGCTGTATTCAGTTTGTATCTTGCATTTCAGGAATGGAATGGCTTGGGCGAAATGTCCTTTGTCGGGCTGGATAACTTTAAAGTTGTGCTGCAGGATCCAATCTTTTGGAAGTCTCTTTACAACACTATTGTAATGGGGATTATGGGCACAGCACCACAGATTATTGTTGGGATTTTCCTGGCATTTATTTTAAATCAAGCTTACCTCAAATTTAAAAATACATTTCGGGCAATGATTTTCTTGCCATATATTACATCCATGGTTGCTGTAGCACTTGTATTTGGGGTGTTTTTCAGCAGCAATGATACAGCGTTGGCGAATTATATATTAAATCTTTTTGGTATGGATTCGGTTGCATGGAAAACGAGCGAATGGGGTGCGAAGATCGCTATTTCCATTATGGTTTTTTGGCGCTGGATAGGATACAATACGATTATTTATCTGGCAGGGCTGCAAAGCATTCCGAAAGATTTATATGAGGCTGCACGAATTGATGGTGCAAGTACTTTACAGCAATTGCGATACATTACAGTCCCCCTCTTAAAACCATTTATTGTGTTAACTGTATTCTTTTCTACAGTTGGGGCGCTGCAATTGTTCACCGAACCAACCGTATTCTTAGGTTCCAGTGCATTCAGCAGAACCGAAGCGATGACAGTTGTTATGTATTTGTATCGTGATGCGTTTAGTCTGCAATCCTTTGGAACGGGTTCCGCCACAGCGGTAATTTTACTTATCATTATAGTTGTTGCGTCGGCCATTAATACGTACCTTACATCGGGAATTCGCAAAAAGGGAAAGGGGAGTAAATCATGA
- a CDS encoding glycoside hydrolase family 1 protein produces the protein MYHTKLDRFPNDFLWGSASASYQIEGAWDEDGKAPSVWDNFVQIPGKTFKGTNGNVAVDHYHRYMEDVALMAEMGLKAYRFSVSWSRIFPTGTGEINEEGMQFYERLIDELIRYGIEPIVTLYHWDLPQALQDEYGGWESREIIQDFNDYSVALFKRFKDKVNYWVTLNEQNVFISHGYEHASHPPGVRDRKRMYEANHIANLANAKATQSFRQIIPNGKIGPSFAYGPAYAYSSKPEDVLASENAEEFNNYWWMDVYSWGVYPKTVWKHLEKYGLAPTMEAGDEALLKAGKPDFMGVNYYQTGTFTASPLDEEFGDVKENHDGKKGNFVESGNAGLYKRKRNEALETTNWDWEIDPTGLRIGLRRITSRYRLPVLVTENGLGEFDKLEENDVVNDDYRIDYIRKHIKQLQAAVTDGVDLLGYCTWSFTDLLSWLNGYQKRYGFVYINRDELDEKDMKRIKKKSFYWYQKVIESNGDTL, from the coding sequence ATGTACCATACTAAACTAGATCGTTTTCCGAATGATTTTCTATGGGGATCTGCTTCAGCTTCCTATCAGATTGAAGGTGCATGGGATGAAGATGGAAAAGCTCCTTCCGTATGGGATAATTTTGTACAGATTCCCGGAAAAACATTTAAAGGGACCAACGGTAATGTGGCGGTTGATCATTACCATCGTTATATGGAAGATGTGGCATTAATGGCTGAAATGGGATTAAAGGCATACCGTTTTTCGGTATCGTGGAGCCGCATATTTCCAACAGGTACAGGTGAAATAAATGAAGAAGGGATGCAGTTCTATGAACGTTTAATAGATGAACTGATCCGTTATGGGATTGAACCAATTGTGACCTTATATCATTGGGACCTGCCACAAGCCCTGCAAGATGAGTATGGCGGCTGGGAATCCAGAGAAATCATCCAGGATTTTAATGATTATAGTGTTGCATTGTTTAAACGATTTAAAGATAAAGTGAACTACTGGGTGACATTAAATGAACAAAATGTATTCATCAGTCATGGGTATGAACATGCTTCACATCCGCCTGGTGTACGCGACCGAAAGCGAATGTATGAAGCAAACCATATCGCTAATTTGGCAAATGCCAAAGCAACTCAATCGTTTAGACAAATCATTCCGAATGGAAAAATTGGTCCGAGCTTTGCTTATGGACCTGCTTATGCATACTCCAGCAAACCGGAAGATGTCCTGGCATCGGAAAATGCAGAGGAATTTAACAATTACTGGTGGATGGATGTGTATAGTTGGGGAGTATATCCTAAAACAGTCTGGAAGCACCTTGAAAAATATGGCTTGGCACCAACAATGGAAGCTGGCGATGAAGCGTTGTTAAAGGCGGGGAAACCTGACTTTATGGGAGTAAATTATTATCAAACGGGTACATTTACAGCCAGTCCATTGGATGAAGAATTTGGTGATGTTAAAGAAAATCATGACGGCAAAAAAGGCAATTTTGTTGAGAGCGGCAATGCTGGTTTGTACAAGAGGAAACGCAATGAAGCATTGGAAACGACGAATTGGGATTGGGAAATTGATCCAACTGGTTTGCGGATAGGACTCAGACGAATCACGAGCCGTTATAGACTGCCGGTACTAGTGACAGAGAATGGGTTAGGCGAATTCGATAAACTGGAAGAAAATGATGTTGTAAATGATGATTACCGTATCGATTATATTCGTAAGCATATAAAGCAGTTACAAGCTGCTGTTACAGATGGCGTAGATTTACTTGGGTATTGCACATGGTCGTTTACGGACTTATTAAGCTGGCTGAACGGCTATCAAAAGCGTTATGGCTTTGTTTATATTAATCGGGATGAACTGGATGAAAAAGACATGAAACGGATTAAAAAGAAAAGCTTCTACTGGTACCAAAAAGTAATTGAATCTAACGGTGATACATTGTAG
- a CDS encoding carbohydrate ABC transporter permease codes for MKTKLRISRFFVYLFLIVAAFLSVFPFYWMFVMATRPSAAYNSIPPTLTPGDQLVENFQKVLDKIPFFGAMLNTLILCLVVTLVVLLISSLAGFAFAKFKFPGKNILFISILLTMVIPPQLGLIPQYFLVAKFGLLDTLLGAMVIFFLNPLGIFLMRQYISQSVSDELIGAAKLDGCSNFRIFRSIVLPIVLPAFATLGIIVFTATWGEFLWQFTVLRDPDVYTIQVALSSMNTTSNVDFGMVLSGVFWATIPLVVVFLMFNKLFISSITEGSLK; via the coding sequence ATGAAAACGAAATTAAGGATCAGCCGATTTTTCGTGTATCTGTTTTTAATTGTTGCAGCTTTCCTTTCTGTATTCCCGTTTTACTGGATGTTTGTAATGGCAACAAGACCAAGTGCGGCATACAATTCAATTCCCCCAACGTTAACTCCTGGGGATCAATTGGTGGAAAATTTTCAAAAAGTATTGGACAAAATACCATTTTTCGGGGCCATGCTTAATACATTAATTCTATGTCTGGTCGTTACCTTAGTTGTATTATTGATAAGCTCGTTAGCAGGGTTTGCATTTGCGAAATTTAAATTTCCAGGTAAGAATATATTATTTATTTCAATATTATTAACGATGGTCATTCCGCCCCAGCTTGGATTGATTCCACAATATTTTTTAGTGGCAAAGTTCGGACTGCTGGACACATTATTAGGTGCAATGGTTATCTTTTTCCTGAATCCTTTAGGAATTTTCCTAATGAGACAGTACATTTCACAGTCTGTTTCGGATGAGTTAATTGGAGCGGCCAAATTGGATGGGTGTTCAAACTTCCGTATTTTCAGAAGTATTGTTCTCCCAATTGTCCTGCCAGCCTTTGCCACATTAGGAATAATTGTGTTTACGGCGACATGGGGAGAGTTTTTATGGCAATTTACTGTTCTCCGGGACCCGGATGTGTATACAATACAAGTAGCCCTCTCTTCAATGAATACAACAAGTAATGTAGACTTTGGAATGGTTCTGTCCGGTGTGTTTTGGGCAACGATTCCTCTGGTGGTTGTGTTCTTAATGTTTAATAAATTATTTATCTCAAGTATTACAGAGGGTTCACTTAAATAG
- the cudC gene encoding choline uptake/conversion transcriptional regulator CudC: protein MEGNRDNFNNEKAQEKVDQAERLMVNTIAETMDLYGVTPSVGRLYGMMYFKHEPITLDEMKEALSMSKPSMSTSVRKLQDINIVQKVWQKGSRKDSYTAEKNFFNYFTQFFGKKWEREVDMFLVSIRKSQEQLSEVIENEETDETLRERAMLDKQQLDDAMIYYHWLEKLTKLTKSGEIYDYIPLDDADKKG from the coding sequence ATGGAAGGAAATCGGGATAATTTTAATAACGAAAAAGCCCAGGAAAAAGTCGACCAAGCTGAACGTCTGATGGTTAATACGATTGCAGAAACGATGGACCTTTATGGTGTTACCCCTTCAGTGGGACGCCTGTATGGAATGATGTATTTTAAACACGAGCCGATTACCCTGGATGAAATGAAAGAAGCCCTCAGTATGAGCAAACCAAGTATGAGTACATCTGTTCGGAAACTTCAGGATATCAATATCGTTCAAAAGGTATGGCAGAAAGGCTCAAGAAAAGATTCCTACACCGCTGAAAAGAACTTCTTTAATTACTTCACCCAATTTTTTGGTAAGAAGTGGGAACGTGAAGTGGATATGTTTTTGGTTAGCATCAGAAAGTCCCAAGAACAACTCAGCGAAGTGATTGAAAATGAAGAAACAGATGAAACACTACGTGAGAGAGCTATGTTGGACAAACAACAACTTGATGACGCCATGATCTATTATCATTGGCTGGAGAAGCTTACCAAACTCACGAAATCCGGTGAAATATACGATTATATTCCTCTGGATGATGCGGATAAAAAGGGTTAA
- the betB gene encoding betaine-aldehyde dehydrogenase: MFINGEWVNAKSGETRDIINPYNQEVIATAAEGNEEDTRAAIQAARQAFDEGSWSTLPASERGELVYKIGTLIRRDLQELAELETLDTGKTVQESQDDMTDIAKVFLYFGGLADKDGGEVIESPIPDSESKVVREPVGVCGQITPWNYPLLQAAWKIAPALAAGNTIVMKPSEITPLTTVKVFKLMEEAGIPKGVANLVLGAGASTGAELSVNHDVDLISFTGGIETGKTIMQASSHNVKKIALELGGKNPNIVFADADFETAVDQALNAVFFHAGQVCSAGARLLVEENIHDEFVEALIERTKRIKLGNGFDESTQVGPMISAEHRAKVEKYVEIGKQEGAALAIGGQRPDNPELENGFFYLPTIFTNCTNDMRIVQEEVFGPVLTVETFQSKEEAVKLANDTIYGLAGAVWTQDLDKAEFVAARLRMGTVWINDFHPYFAQAPWGGYKQSGIGRELGREGLDEYTEVKHIYRNKRPEPIHWFK, encoded by the coding sequence ATGTTTATTAATGGCGAGTGGGTGAATGCCAAATCCGGGGAAACACGCGATATTATTAACCCTTATAATCAAGAAGTCATTGCAACTGCCGCTGAAGGAAATGAGGAAGACACCCGAGCAGCCATTCAAGCAGCAAGACAGGCATTTGATGAAGGCAGCTGGAGCACATTGCCTGCCAGTGAACGCGGGGAGCTCGTTTACAAAATAGGTACATTGATTCGCCGGGATTTACAGGAACTGGCTGAATTGGAAACATTGGATACAGGTAAAACAGTTCAGGAAAGCCAGGATGATATGACAGACATTGCCAAGGTTTTCCTTTATTTCGGCGGTTTAGCGGATAAAGATGGCGGTGAAGTTATTGAATCACCGATACCAGATAGTGAAAGTAAAGTTGTTCGCGAGCCTGTTGGTGTTTGCGGACAAATTACACCATGGAATTATCCTTTATTACAGGCCGCATGGAAGATAGCACCAGCCTTGGCAGCAGGTAACACCATTGTCATGAAACCAAGTGAAATCACACCGCTAACAACCGTTAAAGTTTTTAAACTAATGGAAGAGGCAGGTATACCAAAAGGTGTGGCCAACTTGGTGCTTGGCGCCGGAGCATCCACAGGAGCAGAATTATCAGTTAATCATGACGTTGATTTAATTTCATTTACCGGCGGCATTGAAACCGGAAAGACAATCATGCAAGCATCCAGTCATAATGTGAAAAAAATTGCGCTTGAGCTTGGCGGAAAAAATCCGAATATCGTCTTTGCTGATGCCGATTTTGAAACAGCGGTGGATCAGGCTTTAAATGCTGTATTTTTCCACGCCGGACAAGTTTGTTCTGCAGGTGCCAGACTTTTAGTTGAAGAAAATATTCACGATGAATTTGTGGAAGCACTTATTGAACGAACGAAACGAATCAAATTAGGCAATGGTTTTGATGAAAGCACACAGGTTGGTCCGATGATTTCCGCGGAACACCGTGCAAAAGTTGAAAAATATGTGGAGATAGGCAAACAGGAAGGTGCTGCATTAGCAATCGGCGGTCAGCGTCCTGATAATCCTGAATTGGAAAACGGTTTTTTCTATTTACCTACCATTTTTACAAACTGTACTAACGATATGCGCATTGTCCAGGAGGAAGTGTTCGGACCGGTATTAACAGTGGAAACTTTCCAATCCAAAGAAGAAGCTGTCAAATTAGCGAATGATACAATATACGGTTTGGCCGGTGCCGTCTGGACGCAAGATTTGGATAAAGCTGAATTTGTTGCAGCACGTTTGCGAATGGGTACGGTTTGGATTAATGATTTCCATCCTTATTTTGCACAAGCACCTTGGGGCGGTTATAAGCAATCAGGCATTGGCCGTGAACTTGGCCGTGAAGGTTTGGATGAATATACCGAAGTAAAACATATTTATCGCAACAAACGACCTGAGCCAATTCATTGGTTCAAATAA
- a CDS encoding glycine betaine ABC transporter substrate-binding protein translates to MSFRRISQLILFTVLLVTLAACGSNSGSDGSSESKGKITIGQINWPENIAVTNMWKAILEDKGYDVELKLIEMGPQMSALAQGELDVAPEVWLPVQDKSYYKEYKDEANFFEDPWYKNGKVGLAVPTYMKDINSIKDLKENKKKFNGKIVGFEPGAGTMLVTEDVIKEYGLDYELVESSTAAMVTSIKQAVADKEPIVAPLWKPHYVFAEVDLKFLDDPKKTYGGVEKIYMATREDFGSDYKKVSKWLKNFKLNDKQLGDLMLSVKEHEDNPLKGAQKWVEENQDLVNGWLK, encoded by the coding sequence ATGAGTTTTCGCAGAATTAGTCAATTGATTTTATTCACCGTTTTGCTCGTTACATTAGCGGCATGCGGTTCAAATAGTGGAAGTGATGGTTCAAGTGAAAGTAAAGGGAAAATTACGATTGGACAAATTAATTGGCCTGAAAATATTGCCGTTACAAATATGTGGAAAGCTATTCTGGAGGATAAGGGTTATGATGTGGAATTAAAGCTTATTGAGATGGGTCCGCAGATGTCCGCTTTAGCTCAAGGAGAATTAGACGTGGCACCGGAAGTTTGGCTGCCGGTACAGGATAAAAGTTATTATAAAGAGTATAAGGACGAAGCGAATTTTTTCGAAGATCCTTGGTATAAGAATGGGAAGGTTGGATTGGCCGTTCCGACGTATATGAAAGATATAAACAGCATTAAAGATTTGAAAGAAAATAAAAAGAAATTCAATGGTAAAATAGTAGGTTTTGAACCTGGGGCAGGAACAATGCTGGTAACGGAAGATGTAATTAAAGAGTACGGTCTTGATTATGAATTGGTGGAGAGCAGTACAGCAGCAATGGTTACTTCTATTAAACAAGCTGTAGCAGACAAAGAACCTATCGTTGCGCCGCTGTGGAAACCACATTATGTGTTTGCTGAGGTGGACTTAAAGTTTTTGGATGACCCTAAAAAAACCTATGGCGGGGTAGAAAAAATCTATATGGCAACCCGTGAAGATTTTGGCTCCGACTATAAAAAAGTCAGTAAATGGCTGAAAAACTTCAAATTGAACGACAAGCAGCTTGGTGATTTAATGCTCAGTGTTAAAGAACATGAAGATAATCCGCTTAAAGGCGCACAAAAATGGGTAGAAGAAAATCAGGATCTTGTTAACGGCTGGTTGAAATAA
- the betA gene encoding choline dehydrogenase yields the protein MNQSYDYVIIGGGSAGSVLGNRLSMDKNSSVLVLEAGRSDYFWDLFIQMPAALMFPSGNPFYDWIYSSDAEPYMNGRRVAHARGKVLGGSSSINGMIYQRGNPMDYDQWGSDPGMESWDYAHCLPYFKRLETTFGADPSDEYRGHHGPVKLKRGPATNPLFQAFFDAAVEAGYSRTPDVNGFRQEGFGPFDSQVHNGRRVSASRAYLRPAMRRKNLTVETRAFVTNINFDGTRADSVTYQKGGKTYHVNAGEVILSGGAFNTPQLLQLSGVGDADHLRSLGIDPIVDLPGVGENLEDHLEVYIQHACPQPVSEQPSLNNAKMPWIGLQWLLGRTGPAASNHFEGGGFVRSNDKVDYPNLMFHFLPLAVRYDGQKADTDHGFQVHVGPMYATSRGSLKIRSRNPFEHPSIVFNYLSTENDRQEWLEAVRVSRDILSQPALAPYSTGEISPGPSVQTDEEILEWVKNDAETALHPSCTAKMGPASDPMAVVDPLTMKVHGLENVRVVDASAMPRTTNGNIHAPVLMLAEKAADIIRGQKPMEPEYKDFYRHGVHAAEAGTVKG from the coding sequence ATGAATCAATCATACGATTACGTAATTATTGGAGGCGGCAGTGCAGGTTCTGTACTCGGCAACCGTCTGAGTATGGATAAGAATAGCAGTGTTCTTGTACTGGAAGCGGGGCGCAGTGATTATTTTTGGGATTTGTTTATTCAAATGCCGGCAGCTTTAATGTTCCCGTCAGGTAATCCGTTCTATGACTGGATCTATTCATCGGATGCGGAGCCTTATATGAATGGACGACGTGTCGCGCATGCCCGGGGGAAAGTACTTGGAGGATCAAGTTCCATAAATGGCATGATATACCAGCGCGGCAACCCGATGGACTATGATCAGTGGGGATCTGACCCGGGTATGGAAAGTTGGGACTATGCCCATTGTCTTCCATACTTTAAACGACTGGAAACAACCTTTGGAGCGGACCCATCTGATGAATACCGCGGTCACCATGGTCCGGTTAAATTAAAGCGCGGACCTGCGACAAATCCTTTATTTCAGGCCTTTTTCGATGCAGCCGTTGAGGCCGGTTACTCGAGAACACCCGATGTAAATGGTTTTCGTCAAGAAGGGTTTGGTCCGTTTGACAGCCAGGTGCATAATGGAAGACGGGTTTCTGCATCACGCGCCTATTTACGTCCAGCAATGCGACGCAAAAATCTTACAGTAGAGACGCGTGCTTTTGTTACCAATATTAATTTTGATGGTACTCGGGCCGATAGCGTGACATACCAAAAAGGTGGAAAAACCTATCATGTTAATGCGGGCGAAGTGATTCTTTCCGGCGGTGCATTTAATACGCCGCAGTTACTTCAATTATCCGGGGTGGGAGACGCTGACCATTTGCGTTCTCTGGGCATTGATCCAATCGTTGATCTGCCAGGTGTAGGCGAAAACCTTGAGGATCATCTTGAAGTATATATTCAGCACGCTTGCCCGCAGCCGGTTTCTGAACAACCTAGCTTAAATAATGCAAAAATGCCTTGGATCGGCTTGCAGTGGCTGCTCGGACGCACCGGCCCGGCAGCATCGAACCATTTTGAAGGCGGCGGATTCGTCCGTTCGAATGACAAGGTGGATTATCCAAATCTGATGTTCCATTTCCTTCCGCTTGCGGTTCGCTATGACGGGCAAAAAGCGGATACCGATCATGGATTTCAAGTACACGTTGGACCGATGTACGCCACCTCCAGGGGAAGTCTGAAGATCCGTTCGCGTAATCCTTTTGAACATCCAAGCATCGTGTTTAACTATTTGTCTACCGAAAATGATCGGCAGGAATGGCTTGAGGCAGTGCGCGTTTCCCGGGATATCCTGTCCCAGCCGGCGTTAGCACCTTACAGCACAGGCGAAATTTCACCTGGCCCTTCTGTACAGACAGATGAGGAAATCCTGGAATGGGTCAAGAATGACGCGGAAACAGCCCTTCATCCATCCTGCACAGCAAAAATGGGCCCTGCTTCCGATCCAATGGCTGTCGTCGATCCATTGACGATGAAGGTCCATGGCTTGGAAAATGTACGGGTAGTTGATGCATCCGCAATGCCGCGTACGACGAACGGAAATATTCATGCACCGGTATTGATGCTGGCAGAAAAAGCAGCGGATATCATCCGGGGACAAAAACCAATGGAGCCTGAGTATAAAGATTTTTACCGTCATGGCGTTCATGCAGCAGAAGCAGGAACTGTTAAGGGGTAA
- a CDS encoding ROK family protein, with translation MKQYLAVDIGGTFIKYGIVDEQASILDMDKIKTPKSLGGILELVENQYQKHPNITGIAISCPGAVSESGVIYGSSALPYLHGPNIKQLIQERLGLPVYMDNDGNCAGYAEVWKGKARGKEDVLVVVIGTGIGGAVIKNGLIHKGSNLHGGEFGYMLLPDGSENGWNTWSTTASTGALIKKTALQKNVSNDALTGEAIFDMAIAGDKICSREVNEFYRLLALGIYNLQYIYDPEVILIGGGISVREDLIDNINRKLVDLLNDLDGSEVKPNINTCKYRQHSNLLGAVYGFIREREGELR, from the coding sequence ATGAAGCAATATTTGGCTGTTGATATAGGCGGTACATTTATTAAATACGGAATAGTCGATGAACAGGCTTCTATATTGGATATGGATAAGATAAAAACGCCAAAGTCTTTGGGTGGAATACTGGAATTGGTGGAAAATCAATATCAAAAACATCCGAATATAACAGGTATAGCAATCAGTTGTCCCGGTGCTGTTTCCGAATCCGGAGTCATTTATGGATCCAGTGCACTCCCATATCTTCACGGGCCGAATATCAAACAATTGATTCAAGAGCGATTGGGATTACCAGTCTATATGGACAATGATGGTAATTGTGCAGGTTATGCTGAAGTTTGGAAAGGAAAGGCGCGGGGGAAAGAGGATGTTCTCGTTGTAGTTATTGGAACAGGTATTGGCGGTGCAGTAATCAAAAATGGTTTAATCCATAAAGGTTCCAATCTTCATGGTGGCGAGTTTGGATATATGTTACTTCCGGATGGTTCAGAAAATGGCTGGAATACATGGAGTACCACTGCTTCAACCGGTGCATTGATTAAAAAGACAGCGCTTCAGAAAAATGTTAGTAACGACGCGTTAACAGGTGAAGCGATTTTTGATATGGCAATTGCCGGGGATAAAATTTGCAGCAGAGAAGTCAATGAATTTTATCGCCTATTGGCTTTGGGTATTTATAATTTACAGTATATCTATGATCCGGAAGTTATTTTAATCGGCGGAGGTATCAGTGTAAGGGAAGATCTGATTGATAACATAAATCGGAAACTGGTTGATCTGTTAAACGATTTGGACGGATCTGAAGTGAAACCGAATATCAACACCTGTAAGTATCGTCAGCATTCTAATCTGCTCGGCGCTGTATATGGATTCATTCGTGAAAGAGAAGGAGAGTTGAGATAA